The following proteins are co-located in the Anaerolineae bacterium genome:
- a CDS encoding lipoprotein localization factor LolB → MRQLWALMLFLLLAGCMSLPTADPTPAVPTAV, encoded by the coding sequence ATGCGCCAACTCTGGGCCCTGATGCTGTTCCTCCTGCTGGCAGGATGCATGAGCCTGCCCACTGCGGACCCAACGCCGGCTGTACCCACTGCCGTTG